The Pseudanabaena galeata CCNP1313 genome includes a region encoding these proteins:
- a CDS encoding AbrB family transcriptional regulator, producing the protein MAKIKQPVQLSGDALLQKVKELEHLSKEEKAKACGYATVTKNNQARVNLMKFYNALMEADGVELEAKGSGKGGRSASYRVSVQKNGNLLIGSAYTQLMGLQAGDELEIRLGRKHIHLRQVGADDDE; encoded by the coding sequence ATGGCAAAAATCAAACAACCAGTGCAACTTTCTGGTGATGCATTGTTACAGAAAGTCAAAGAACTAGAACATCTGTCGAAAGAAGAAAAAGCTAAGGCTTGTGGATATGCTACTGTTACCAAAAATAATCAAGCTCGTGTTAACTTGATGAAGTTTTATAATGCCTTGATGGAGGCTGACGGAGTTGAACTAGAAGCGAAAGGTAGTGGTAAAGGTGGTCGCAGTGCTAGTTATAGAGTTAGTGTTCAGAAAAATGGCAATCTACTAATTGGCTCAGCTTATACACAATTGATGGGTTTGCAAGCTGGTGATGAATTGGAAATTCGCCTTGGACGCAAACATATTCATTTACGACAAGTTGGTGCAGACGACGACGAATAA